Proteins from one Pithys albifrons albifrons isolate INPA30051 chromosome 2, PitAlb_v1, whole genome shotgun sequence genomic window:
- the ABRACL gene encoding costars family protein ABRACL isoform X1 has protein sequence MSARGETTMNVEHEISLLVEEIRRLGTKNADGQVSVKFGVLFADEKCANLFEALVGTLKAAKRRKIITYQGELLLQGVHDNVDIMLLQD, from the exons ATGTCTGCGAGGGGAGAG ACCACAATGAACGTGGAACATGAAATTAGCCTCTTAGTGGAGGAGATTCGGCGGCTGGGAACCAAAA ATGCTGATGGACAAGTTAGCGTGAAATTTGGTGTGCTGTTTGCTGATGAAAAGTGTGCCAACCTCTTTGAAGCCCTGGTGGGAACTCTTAAGGCTGCAAAACGACGGAAGATTATCACTTATCAAGGAGAGCTACTTTTACAAGGGGTTCATGACAATGTGGATATCatgctgctgcaggactga
- the ABRACL gene encoding costars family protein ABRACL isoform X2, translated as MNVEHEISLLVEEIRRLGTKNADGQVSVKFGVLFADEKCANLFEALVGTLKAAKRRKIITYQGELLLQGVHDNVDIMLLQD; from the exons ATGAACGTGGAACATGAAATTAGCCTCTTAGTGGAGGAGATTCGGCGGCTGGGAACCAAAA ATGCTGATGGACAAGTTAGCGTGAAATTTGGTGTGCTGTTTGCTGATGAAAAGTGTGCCAACCTCTTTGAAGCCCTGGTGGGAACTCTTAAGGCTGCAAAACGACGGAAGATTATCACTTATCAAGGAGAGCTACTTTTACAAGGGGTTCATGACAATGTGGATATCatgctgctgcaggactga